The following proteins are co-located in the Molothrus ater isolate BHLD 08-10-18 breed brown headed cowbird chromosome 29, BPBGC_Mater_1.1, whole genome shotgun sequence genome:
- the LOC118696038 gene encoding protein S100-A4-like, with protein sequence MPGPEPGSPSALPDLSCPSRALAVPMACPLEQALAVVVATFHKYSGNEGDKYKLNKAELKELLTKELPSFSNQTSEASLQKLMSNLDCNSDNEVDFQEYVTFLACMAMMCNDFFQDLPDKMPRRK encoded by the exons ATGCCAGGGCCTGAGCCTGGCTCCCCTTCCGCCCTGCCCGATCTCTCCTGTCCCTCCCGAGCTCTCG ctgtccccatggcGTGTCCCCTGGAGCAGGCGCTGGCCGTGGTGGTCGCCACCTTCCACAAGTACTCGGGCAACGAGGGCGACAAGTACAAGCTCAACAAAGCCGAGCTCAAGGAGCTGCTCACCAAGGAGCTGCCGAGCTTCAGC AATCAAACCAGCGAGGCGAGTTTACAGAAGCTGATGAGCAACCTGGACTGCAACAGCGACAACGAGGTGGATTTCCAGGAGTACGTGACCTTCCTGGCCTGCATGGCCATGATGTGCAACGACTTCTTCCAGGACCTGCCGGACAAGATGCCCCGCAGGAAGTGA